Proteins from one Coturnix japonica isolate 7356 chromosome 5, Coturnix japonica 2.1, whole genome shotgun sequence genomic window:
- the BEST1 gene encoding bestrophin-1 → MTVTYTNRVADARLGTFSQLLLQWKGSIYKLLYSEFLIFISLYFAISLVYRLILSESQRLMFEKLALYCNSYAELIPVSFVLGFYVALVVSRWWAQYESIPWPDRIMNLVSCNVDGEDEYGRLLRRTLMRYSNLCSVLILRSVSTAVYKRFPSMEHVVRAGLMTPEEHKKFESLNSPHNKFWIPCVWFSNLAVKARNEGRIRDSVLLQGILNELNTLRSQCGRLYGYDWISIPLVYTQVVTMAVYSFFLACLIGRQFLDPEKAYPGHELDLFVPVFTFLQFFFYAGWLKVAEQLINPFGEDDDDFETNRLIDRNLQVSLMAVDEMHQDLPILEKDLYWNEPDPQPPYTAATAEYKRPSFLGSTFDISMQKEEMEFQPLEQIKENEEANHSTPLLGHLGRLLGVQSPSFSRSSSRMNLLRRRGEPTSPFSHYTYHDMGKSGNISQPRGDTNSQEQWDGEDGKLREFDAFISTPFYERPGFYSAPQTPISSIPMIFPSRRQGRKKPPALSSIAACSNSLKDVIVNSSPSRMSDMYKSQSSLGSGAKETFIWPTERNKGPDSLVVMVEEEKSNSNNKSREAAVTGSPAAPSTASDSPKFPFLAESPDHEQQGSFKSLKSLKGSHPPWLTLENTATTTPSSEQPSAFPQPSNTLPSSSTSLCFSFTPVASPVLERSPMGNRGPDTHSLSLEDMASAPDQHPSEVSRSTRDTANRSSNAPPMRETRRAESPSTNDSGISLAEGDYVGLMEVIMETSESVCEEQMDQCS, encoded by the exons ATGACAGTGACATACACCAACCGCGTGGCCGATGCCCGCCTAGGCACCttctcacagctcctgctccagtGGAAAGGCAGCATCTACAAACTCCTCTACTCTGAGTTCCTTATTTTCATCTCCCTCTACTTCGCCATCAGCCTTGTCTACAG GCTGATCCTCAGCGAAAGCCAAAGGCTGATGTTTGAGAAGCTGGCACTCTACTGCAACAGCTATGCTGAGCTAATCCCTGTGTCCTTTGTGCTGG GTTTCTACGTGGCCCTGGTGGTGTCCCGCTGGTGGGCACAGTACGAGAGCATCCCATGGCCTGACCGCATCATGAACTTGGTCTCCTGCAACGTGGATGGGGAGGATGAGTATGGGCGGCTGCTGCGTCGCACCCTGATGCGCTACAGCAACCTGTGCAGCGTGCTGATCTTGCGCTCCGTCAGCACTGCTGTCTACAAGCGCTTTCCCAGCATGGAGCATGTGGTGAGGGCAG GCCTCATGACACCTGAAGAGCACAAGAAGTTTGAGAGCTTGAACTCCCCCCACAACAAGTTTTGGATCCCGTGCGTGTGGTTCTCCAACCTGGCTGTGAAAGCAAGGAATGAGGGGAGGATCCGAGACAGCGTGCTGCTCCAAGGCATCCTGAAT gAGCTCAACACTTTGCGCAGCCAGTGCGGGCGGCTCTATGGGTACGACTGGATCAGCATTCCCCTGGTCTACACCCAG GTGGTGACCATGGCTGTTTACAGCTTCTTCCTGGCCTGTCTGATCGGGCGGCAGTTCCTGGATCCTGAAAAAGCATACCCTGGCCATGAGCTAGATCTCTTCGTGCCTGTCTTTACGTTCTTGCAGTTCTTCTTCTATGCTGGCTGGTTAAAG GTGGCCGAGCAACTAATTAACCCTTTTGGGGAGGACGATGATGACTTTGAGACCAACAGGCTCATCGACAGGAACCTGCAG GTCTCCCTTATGGCAGTGGATGAGATGCATCAGGATTTGCCCATTCTGGAGAAGGACCTATATTGGAACGAGCCCGACCCCCAGCCACCTTACACTGCAGCCACCGCTGAGTACAAGCGCCCATCGTTCCTTGGATCAACCTTTGATATCAG catgcagaaagaagagatggagTTCCAGCCCCTGGAGCAAATTAAAGAGAATGAGGAAGCCAACCATTCCACACCACTACTGGGACACCTGGGCCGCCTCCTGGGTGTCCAGTCACCAAGTTTCTCCAGGTCCTCCTCCCGGATGAACCTACTGCGCAGGCGAGGGGAGCCCACATCCCCCTTCTCCCACTACACGTACCACGACATGGGCAAGTCGGGGAACATCAGTCAGCCGAGGGGAGACACCAACTCACAGGAGCAGTGGGACGGGGAGGATGGAAAGCTAAGGGAGTTTGATGCCTTCATATCGACCCCATTTTATGAGAGACCTGGTTTCTACAGTGCTCCACAGACACCCATCAGCTCCATCCCCATGATCTTCCCTTCTAGACGCCAAGGGCGCAAGAAGCCCCCTGCACTCTCCAGCATAGCTGCGTGCTCAAATTCTCTTAAGGACGTCATTGTCAACTCCTCACCTTCCAGGATGAGTGATATGTACAAAAGCCAGAGCTCCCTCGGCTCAGGtgcaaaggaaacatttatttggcCAACAGAACGGAATAAAGGTCCCGACTCACTGGTTGTAATggtggaagaggaaaagagcaactctaacaacaaaagcagagaagctgCCGTAACTGGAAgtccagcagctccatccacTGCATCAGACAGCCCTAAATTCCCTTTCCTAGCAGAGTCCCCAGACCACGAGCAGCAGGGCAGCTTCAAAAGTCTGAAGAGTTTGAAAGGCTCCCACCCACCCTGGCTAACGCTGGAGAACACAGCAACCACCACTCCCAGTTCTGAGCAACCAAGTGCCTTCCCCCAACCTAGCAAcacactgcccagcagcagcacctccctctgcttctcATTCACTCCTGTCGCATCTCCAGTGCTGGAGAGATCCCCCATGGGGAACAGAGGCCCCGATACTCACAGCTTAAGTTTGGAGGACATGGCTAGCGCACCAGACCAGCATCCATCAGAGGTTTCCAGGAGCACAAGAGATACAGCGAACAGAAGCAGTAATGCTCCTCCTATGAGAGAGACAAGAAGGGCAGAAAGTCCATCCACTAATGACTCTGGCATCTCTCTTGCTGAGGGTGACtatgtggggctgatggaggtgATCATGGAGACAAGTGAAAGCGTATGTGAAGAGCAGATGGATCAGTGCAGCTAG
- the FTH1 gene encoding ferritin heavy chain: MATPPSQVRQNYHQDCEAAINRQINLELYASYVYLSMSYYFDRDDVALKNFAKYFLHQSHEEREHAEKLMKLQNQRGGRIFLQDIKKPDRDDWENGLTAMECALHLEKNVNQSLLELHKLATEKNDPHLCDFIETHYLDEQVKAIKQLGDHVTNLRKMGAPKYGMAEYLFDKHTLGECDNS; the protein is encoded by the exons ATGGCTACGCCTCCTTCCCAGGTGCGCCAGAACTACCACCAGGACTGCGAAGCCGCCATCAACCGGCAGATCAACCTGGAGCTGTACGCCTCCTACGTGTACCTCAGCATG tcctACTACTTCGACCGGGATGATGTGGCTCTGAAAAACTTTGCCAAGTACTTCCTGCACCAGTCCCATGAGGAGCGTGAACATGCTGAGAAGCTGATGAAGCTGCAAAATCAGAGAGGTGGGCGCATCTTCTTGCAGGACATCAAG AAACCAGATCGTGATGACTGGGAGAATGGATTGACTGCAATGGAGTGTGCCCTGCACCTGGAGAAGAACGTGAACCAGTCGCTGTTAGAACTGCACAAACTGGCAACTGAAAAGAATGACCCACAT TTGTGTGACTTCATTGAGACTCACTACCTGGATGAGCAGGTGAAAGCCATCAAGCAGCTGGGTGACCATGTGACCAACCTGCGGAAGATGGGGGCACCCAAGTATGGCATGGCAGAGTACCTGTTTGACAAGCACACCCTTGGGGAATGTGACAACAGCTGA